The following proteins are encoded in a genomic region of Arachis stenosperma cultivar V10309 chromosome 4, arast.V10309.gnm1.PFL2, whole genome shotgun sequence:
- the LOC130973100 gene encoding protein DETOXIFICATION 55-like produces MVAVEKTSKPYPTTAEVVDEVKRMADIGFPIAAMSLVGYLKNMIMVVCMGRLGSLELAGGALAIGFTNITGYSVLSGLAMGMEPLCTQAFGSRNFSLVSITMKRTILMLLLASLPISILWLKLEPLMLCLHQDSEITRIASVYCFYSIPDLIANSFLHPIRIFLRSKGTTWPLMWSTFFSILIHVPVLAFFTFKLNLGVPGIAVSAFVANFNTLLFLLSYMVYTNISNNNKDSSSLSLFCPLSQSQKVVHGDAIFNNSCPTTLSRKEWGMLIRFSIQSCLGVCLEWWWYELMTILAGYLYNPRVALATAGIVIQTTSLMYTLPMALSASVSTRVGNELGAGQPERASLSTMVAIGMALASSVLGLLWTTLGREEWGRVFTSDSEVLELTITVLPIIGLCEIANCPQTTSVGILRGSARPGVGAGINFYSFYLVGAPVAIVLGFIWELGFVGMCYGLLSAQVACVVSILLVVYNTDWEMEALKAKSLVGIGYGGSLSRDTNHHGCRRQHQTVKCEECVVFIPHDGQQQQQPKLIN; encoded by the exons ATGGTTGCCGTCGAGAAAACCTCCAAGCCATACCCTACAACCGCAGAG GTAGTGGATGAGGTAAAGAGAATGGCAGACATAGGTTTCCCAATAGCAGCCATGAGCCTAGTGGGATACCTCAAGAACATGATCATGGTTGTATGCATGGGAAGGCTCGGGAGCCTTGAGTTAGCCGGTGGTGCTTTAGCCATCGGCTTCACAAACATCACCGGTTACTCCGTGCTCTCAGGCCTAGCCATGGGCATGGAGCCGCTTTGCACCCAAGCCTTCGGTTCTAGAAACTTCTCCTTAGTCTCCATCACAATGAAACGAACCATCCTAATGCTACTCCTAGCATCCCTACCCATTTCAATCTTGTGGCTAAAGCTTGAACCTTTGATGCTTTGCCTCCATCAAGATTCTGAAATAACACGAATTGCAAGCGTCTATTGCTTCTATTCTATCCCTGACCTCATTGCTAATAGCTTCCTTCACCCTATACGTATTTTTCTACGTAGCAAAGGTACAACTTGGCCTCTAATGTGGTCCACTTTCTTCTCCATTCTCATACATGTTCCAGTACTCGCTTTCTTCACCTTCAAACTCAACCTTGGTGTTCCCGGGATCGCAGTTTCGGCTTTTGTCGCAAATTTCAACacacttttgtttcttctatcATACATGGTATACACAAATATCTCAAACAACAATAAAGATTCGTCGTCGTTGTCGCTTTTTTGTCCCTTGTCACAATCTCAAAAGGTTGTCCATGGTGATGCTATCTTCAATAATTCTTGTCCAACAACTTTGAGTCGCAAAGAATGGGGGATGTTGATAAGATTTTCGATACAAAGTTgtcttggtgtgtgtttggaaTGGTGGTGGTACGAGCTAATGACCATTCTAGCGGGTTATCTTTATAACCCACGTGTGGCTCTGGCAACCGCCGGCATAGTGATACAGACAACTTCGTTGATGTACACTCTGCCGATGGCGCTGAGCGCGTCCGTTTCCACTCGGGTTGGAAACGAATTGGGCGCGGGTCAACCCGAAAGGGCGAGCTTGTCCACCATGGTGGCCATAGGAATGGCACTAGCAAGCTCAGTGTTGGGATTATTATGGACCACTCTAGGGAGAGAGGAATGGGGTAGGGTTTTCACAAGTGATAGTGAAGTGTTGGAACTTACAATTACGGTTTTGCCCATAATTGGATTATGTGAGATTGCAAATTGTCCACAAACAACAAGCGTTGGAATCCTTAGAGGGAGTGCTAGGCCTGGGGTTGGAGCTGGAATCAACTTCTATTCTTTCTACTTGGTTGGGGCACCCGTGGCAATTGTTTTGGGGTTTatttgggaattagggtttGTGGGAATGTGTTATGGATTGCTATCGGCTCAGGTGGCTTGTGTTGTTTCCATCCTTCTTGTTGTGTATAACACCGATTGGGAAATGGAGGCGTTGAAAGCCAAAAGTTTGGTTGGAATTGGTTATGGTGGTTCGCTGTCACGTGACACGAATCATCATGGTTGTCGTCGACAACACCAAACAGTCAAATGTGAAGAATGTGTTGTCTTTATCCCTCACGAcggacaacaacaacaacaacccaAACTCattaattga